The following coding sequences lie in one Prevotella nigrescens genomic window:
- a CDS encoding pyridoxamine 5'-phosphate oxidase family protein — MKYVNDTVRRRDRLMDEARALELLRNGEYGVLSMVSEGGGYGIPVNFVWDGKNSAYIHCAPEGRKLEAIKANNKVSLCIIGNVNLLPGKFTTEYESAIFFGTAHTQLSDEEKMDALHLLIDKLSSDFKEIGDVYAHKSFHRVEIIRIDFTEFSGKRKKVPLAAQQVRTGD, encoded by the coding sequence ATGAAGTACGTAAACGATACGGTGCGTAGAAGAGACCGGCTGATGGACGAGGCAAGAGCATTGGAATTGCTGAGAAATGGAGAGTATGGTGTGCTCTCGATGGTGTCTGAAGGCGGTGGCTATGGCATACCTGTGAATTTCGTCTGGGACGGTAAGAACAGCGCTTATATACACTGTGCGCCGGAAGGGCGCAAGTTAGAGGCGATAAAAGCGAACAACAAGGTGTCTCTTTGCATCATTGGCAATGTGAATTTGCTGCCAGGAAAGTTTACGACAGAATATGAAAGTGCCATCTTTTTTGGTACTGCACACACACAACTTAGCGACGAAGAGAAAATGGACGCATTGCATTTGCTTATCGATAAGCTCTCTTCCGACTTTAAAGAAATAGGCGATGTGTATGCACACAAGAGCTTTCATCGTGTAGAAATAATACGTATCGACTTTACGGAGTTTAGCGGAAAGCGAAAGAAAGTGCCTCTGGCAGCACAGCAAGTACGCACGGGCGACTAA
- a CDS encoding M3 family metallopeptidase — protein sequence MKNNLKKTFLVAGLACATLVATAASGQKIKKGKSMYTNPLMQKSALPFGAPDFSKIKSGHYLPAIQAGIEEQRAEIKQIVENRQKPTFQNTILAFEKSGQLLDRVKNIFFCITEANKTPEIEAAEKAAIPLLTDFENEINFNQKFFERVKYVYDHERNSLKGEDKVLLEEIYKNFVRSGALLPKDKMARMKEINTKLAQLQQDFGNMLPKASVASTVWVNDVKELAGLSEGAIAQCKKDAESRGGKAPYCIVITNTTQQPILANLENRRLRERVYNASIHRTDGTGEYNTFPVIVEITKLRAEKAQLMGYKNYASYALANVMAKNTDNVYAFLNQLIKEYQPKAVAETKDIEAYARKTQGPNFNLQPYDRFYYSAKMKKEHFNFADDEVKPYFNIDSVLINGIFYAANKVYGLTFKERKDIPTYHPDMKVFDVIDNNGKQLALFYCDYFRRPTKRGGAWMSAFAKQSRMRQQIPLIYNVCNYAKAPEGQPTLLTWDEVSTMFHEFGHALHGMLSNCYYNTLSGTSVARDFVEMPSQFNESFASIPEVFNHYARHYKTNQPMPADLCERMLKSINYQAAYALGENLGATCVDMAWHMLDTKSIPAANEAKNFEVKALKEVGLLDSQIPPRYSTSYFNHVWGGGYAAGYYSYLWSEVLAVNISDYFAKHGALTRKVGDDFRNKVLSRGNTKDLMEIFSDFTGLKAPDASGLLKARGL from the coding sequence ATGAAGAACAACTTAAAGAAAACTTTCCTCGTTGCAGGACTTGCTTGCGCCACACTCGTGGCAACGGCAGCTTCAGGGCAAAAGATTAAGAAAGGAAAATCTATGTACACGAACCCATTAATGCAGAAAAGTGCATTGCCATTTGGCGCACCCGACTTCAGTAAAATAAAGAGCGGACACTATCTTCCTGCCATTCAGGCTGGTATAGAAGAGCAACGTGCAGAGATAAAACAGATTGTAGAGAACAGGCAAAAGCCTACATTCCAGAATACAATCCTGGCATTCGAGAAGAGCGGACAGCTGCTTGACAGGGTAAAAAATATCTTCTTCTGCATTACAGAAGCCAACAAGACACCCGAAATCGAGGCTGCTGAAAAGGCTGCAATACCACTGCTCACCGATTTTGAGAACGAAATCAACTTCAATCAGAAATTCTTTGAGCGTGTAAAATATGTGTACGACCACGAAAGAAACAGCCTGAAGGGCGAAGACAAGGTGTTGCTCGAAGAGATATACAAGAACTTTGTACGTTCAGGTGCATTGCTGCCAAAAGACAAAATGGCTCGTATGAAAGAAATAAACACTAAGTTGGCACAGTTGCAGCAAGACTTTGGAAATATGCTTCCTAAAGCTTCTGTAGCATCAACTGTATGGGTAAACGATGTGAAAGAACTTGCTGGACTTAGCGAAGGAGCTATTGCACAATGTAAAAAAGACGCCGAAAGTCGTGGAGGAAAAGCTCCTTATTGCATTGTTATTACCAATACCACGCAACAGCCTATCCTTGCCAATCTCGAAAATAGACGACTTCGCGAGCGTGTTTACAATGCTTCCATTCATCGTACCGATGGAACCGGCGAATATAACACGTTCCCTGTAATCGTGGAAATTACTAAATTGCGTGCTGAAAAGGCTCAACTTATGGGATACAAGAACTATGCTTCGTATGCGTTGGCGAATGTAATGGCGAAGAATACCGACAATGTGTACGCCTTTCTAAACCAACTTATAAAGGAATATCAGCCAAAAGCGGTTGCAGAAACGAAAGATATAGAGGCATACGCACGCAAAACACAAGGTCCAAACTTTAATTTGCAACCTTACGACCGTTTCTATTATTCTGCAAAAATGAAGAAAGAGCACTTCAATTTTGCCGATGATGAAGTGAAACCGTACTTTAATATAGACTCTGTTCTTATTAATGGAATCTTCTATGCAGCCAATAAAGTATATGGTTTAACCTTTAAAGAACGCAAAGACATACCTACTTATCACCCCGACATGAAGGTATTCGACGTGATAGACAACAATGGTAAGCAGTTAGCTCTATTCTATTGCGACTATTTCCGCCGTCCAACGAAGCGTGGTGGGGCGTGGATGAGTGCTTTCGCAAAGCAAAGTCGAATGCGCCAACAGATACCTCTTATATATAATGTGTGCAATTATGCGAAAGCACCAGAGGGCCAGCCTACGCTTTTAACATGGGACGAGGTGTCTACAATGTTCCATGAATTTGGGCATGCACTGCACGGAATGTTGTCGAATTGCTATTATAACACGCTAAGCGGTACGTCTGTGGCACGCGACTTCGTGGAAATGCCATCACAGTTTAACGAAAGTTTTGCAAGCATACCCGAAGTTTTCAACCACTATGCAAGGCATTATAAGACCAATCAGCCTATGCCTGCCGACTTGTGCGAACGTATGCTGAAGTCTATAAACTATCAGGCTGCATACGCATTGGGCGAAAATCTCGGCGCAACTTGTGTGGATATGGCTTGGCACATGCTCGATACAAAGAGTATTCCTGCTGCCAACGAGGCTAAGAATTTTGAGGTTAAGGCACTGAAAGAGGTAGGTTTGCTCGACAGTCAGATACCTCCACGCTATTCGACATCATACTTCAACCATGTTTGGGGAGGCGGTTACGCAGCAGGATACTATAGCTATTTATGGTCGGAAGTATTGGCGGTAAACATTTCAGACTACTTCGCAAAGCACGGCGCATTGACCCGAAAGGTGGGCGATGACTTTAGAAATAAGGTGTTGAGCCGTGGCAATACAAAGGACTTAATGGAGATTTTCTCCGATTTCACAGGTCTTAAAGCTCCAGATGCGTCTGGTTTGCTAAAGGCAAGAGGGTTGTGA
- the pflB gene encoding formate C-acetyltransferase, whose translation MREEWRGFSGTKWLDEVNMREFIQANYTGYDGNEDFLAGPTEATDKLWGRLKELQKEERANGGVLDMETEVVSSATAYGPGYIDESLKNLEKVVGLQTDKPLKRAFMPYGGIKMAEQACTTYGYQPSEKLHEIFTKYCKTHNDGVFDAYTDEMKIVRHNHILTGLPDTYGRGRIVGDYRRVALYGVDFLINEKKKDLKNCGDGVMTEEIIRLREEIAMQIKALNELKAMAQIYGFDISNPAKNAREAVQWLYFGYLSAIKTQNGAAMSVGRISTFLDIYINRDIQEGTLTEAEAQELIDHIVMKFRMVKFARIPSYNQLFSGDPVWATLEVAGLGMDGRSMVTKTDFRFLHTLENMGPSPEPNLTVLYSPALPEGFKKYAAKISVKTSSIQYENDEVMRPIWGDDYSICCCVSATQTGKEMQFFGARANLAKCLTYAISGGVDYKTREQCGPAYRPIEGDIVTYEEFMPKFMDMMEWLADIYVNTLNLIHYMHDKYFYEAAELALIDTDVRRTFATGIAGFSHVVDSISAIKYAKVKIVRDETGFPIDFETEGEFPRYGNDDERADEIAVWLLKTFMTMIRKHHTYRNSEPTTSILTITSNVVYGKYTPAMPDGRPAGAPLSPGANPSYGAEQNGLLASLNSVAKLPYEYALDGISNTQTIAPSTLGKTEEERTDTLVGVMDGYFSRGAHHLNVNVFGVEKLIDAMEHPEKEEYANFTIRVSGYAVKFIDLTREQQEDVIARRAHGKM comes from the coding sequence ATGAGAGAAGAATGGAGAGGCTTTTCAGGCACAAAGTGGCTTGACGAAGTAAACATGCGCGAGTTTATCCAGGCAAACTACACTGGCTACGACGGCAACGAGGACTTCCTTGCAGGCCCTACGGAAGCAACAGACAAACTCTGGGGCAGACTGAAAGAACTTCAGAAAGAAGAGCGTGCCAATGGAGGCGTACTCGATATGGAGACCGAAGTGGTGTCAAGTGCCACTGCTTACGGACCAGGATACATCGACGAAAGTCTTAAAAACCTCGAAAAGGTAGTAGGTTTGCAGACCGACAAGCCGCTGAAACGTGCCTTCATGCCTTACGGTGGCATCAAGATGGCAGAGCAGGCATGCACCACTTATGGCTATCAACCATCTGAAAAGCTTCACGAAATTTTCACGAAATATTGCAAGACCCACAACGACGGTGTGTTCGATGCATATACCGATGAAATGAAAATAGTACGCCACAACCATATTCTAACTGGTCTTCCAGATACATACGGGCGTGGTCGTATCGTGGGCGACTATCGCCGTGTTGCTCTTTACGGCGTAGATTTCCTTATAAACGAGAAGAAAAAAGACCTGAAGAACTGTGGCGATGGCGTAATGACGGAGGAAATCATTCGTCTGCGCGAGGAAATTGCAATGCAAATCAAGGCTTTGAACGAACTCAAGGCAATGGCACAAATTTACGGATTCGATATTTCTAATCCGGCAAAGAACGCCCGGGAAGCTGTACAATGGCTCTACTTCGGCTATCTTTCAGCCATTAAGACACAGAATGGAGCAGCCATGTCGGTGGGCAGAATATCTACATTCCTCGACATTTACATCAATCGTGACATACAGGAAGGTACATTGACCGAGGCAGAAGCACAGGAACTCATCGACCATATCGTCATGAAGTTCCGCATGGTCAAGTTCGCTCGCATTCCATCGTACAACCAATTGTTCTCGGGAGACCCCGTCTGGGCAACCCTCGAAGTAGCTGGTTTGGGTATGGACGGACGTTCTATGGTTACAAAAACCGACTTCCGCTTCCTCCATACACTCGAAAATATGGGACCATCGCCCGAACCTAACCTCACAGTGTTGTACTCTCCAGCGCTGCCGGAAGGCTTTAAGAAGTACGCAGCAAAGATTTCTGTGAAGACAAGCTCTATCCAATACGAGAACGATGAGGTAATGAGACCCATCTGGGGAGACGATTATTCAATCTGCTGCTGTGTGTCTGCCACACAGACAGGTAAGGAAATGCAGTTCTTCGGAGCACGTGCCAACCTTGCAAAGTGCCTTACTTACGCCATCAGTGGCGGTGTAGACTACAAGACACGTGAGCAATGTGGTCCGGCATATCGCCCAATCGAAGGCGACATAGTAACCTATGAAGAGTTTATGCCTAAGTTTATGGATATGATGGAATGGCTTGCCGACATTTACGTAAATACCCTTAATCTTATTCATTACATGCACGACAAGTACTTCTATGAGGCGGCAGAGCTTGCCCTTATAGACACCGACGTGCGCCGAACATTTGCTACCGGCATCGCAGGATTTAGCCATGTGGTAGACTCTATCAGTGCTATTAAGTATGCAAAGGTTAAGATTGTACGCGATGAAACGGGCTTCCCAATCGACTTCGAGACCGAAGGCGAGTTCCCACGCTATGGCAACGACGACGAAAGAGCCGACGAAATAGCTGTCTGGTTGCTCAAGACGTTCATGACAATGATAAGGAAACACCATACCTATCGCAACTCTGAACCCACCACAAGTATACTTACCATCACATCGAATGTGGTATATGGCAAGTACACACCAGCCATGCCGGACGGTCGTCCTGCCGGTGCTCCATTGTCGCCGGGTGCAAATCCATCGTACGGAGCAGAGCAAAATGGCTTGTTGGCATCGCTCAACTCTGTTGCGAAACTGCCTTACGAGTATGCGCTCGATGGTATTTCAAACACGCAAACCATTGCTCCAAGCACATTGGGAAAGACCGAAGAGGAACGCACAGACACGCTTGTAGGTGTGATGGACGGTTATTTCAGCCGTGGCGCACACCACTTAAACGTGAATGTTTTCGGTGTAGAGAAACTTATCGATGCTATGGAGCACCCTGAAAAGGAGGAGTATGCAAACTTCACAATCCGTGTCAGTGGCTACGCTGTCAAGTTTATCGACCTCACAAGGGAGCAGCAAGAAGACGTAATAGCACGTCGCGCACATGGCAAGATGTAA
- the pflA gene encoding pyruvate formate-lyase-activating protein encodes MAEQIPTIEYDTENMERADGKPLAKVHSIESFGSVDGPGIRFIVFLKGCTMRCRYCHNPDTWDSHSDKLMTADELLAKAVRFRSYWGTKGGITVSGGEALLQIDFLIEFFRKAKAQGINTCLDTSAQPFRRTGVFFEKFKELMKYTDLLLFDIKHIDSDEHKKLTGWPNDNILDCARYLSEIGKPIWIRHVLVPTITDNDEYLHRLRAFIASLDNVEKIEVLPYHTLGIYKWENLHIPYTLKGIPEPTPEQVQHAQQILEGKA; translated from the coding sequence ATGGCAGAACAAATACCTACAATAGAGTATGATACTGAGAACATGGAACGTGCCGACGGCAAACCACTGGCAAAGGTACACTCCATCGAATCGTTCGGTTCGGTAGATGGACCGGGTATCCGTTTCATCGTTTTTCTAAAGGGTTGCACCATGCGTTGCCGTTATTGTCATAACCCGGACACATGGGACAGCCATTCCGACAAGCTGATGACAGCAGACGAACTGCTGGCGAAAGCCGTTCGCTTTAGAAGCTATTGGGGCACGAAGGGCGGCATAACGGTGAGTGGGGGAGAGGCTTTGCTGCAGATAGACTTCCTCATTGAGTTCTTCCGCAAGGCAAAGGCGCAGGGCATAAATACCTGTCTCGACACGTCGGCACAGCCTTTCCGGCGCACAGGAGTTTTCTTTGAGAAGTTCAAAGAACTGATGAAATATACCGATTTGTTGCTTTTCGACATCAAGCACATTGATTCTGATGAGCATAAAAAGCTGACTGGCTGGCCCAACGACAACATTTTGGACTGTGCACGATACTTGTCTGAAATTGGCAAACCCATCTGGATACGGCACGTTCTTGTGCCTACGATTACCGATAACGACGAGTATCTGCACCGTTTGCGTGCATTTATAGCCTCGCTGGACAACGTTGAAAAGATTGAAGTGCTGCCCTATCACACGCTGGGAATATATAAATGGGAGAACCTGCACATTCCTTACACGTTGAAAGGAATACCCGAGCCTACGCCCGAACAGGTACAACATGCACAACAAATATTGGAAGGCAAGGCGTAA
- a CDS encoding MaoC family dehydratase — MDKLIVNNYEELASYLGKKLGESQWLEVSQERINLFADATLDHQWIHVDTARAAKESAYKSTIAHGYLTLSLLPHMWSEIIEVHNLKMMVNYGMDKMRFGRPVLAGSHIRLVSSLDSIENLRGICRAGIKFQIEIEGERKPALEGIATFLYYFE; from the coding sequence ATGGATAAACTAATAGTGAACAACTACGAAGAGTTGGCAAGCTATTTGGGCAAGAAACTCGGTGAAAGTCAGTGGTTGGAGGTTAGTCAGGAACGCATCAATCTTTTTGCCGACGCCACTTTAGACCATCAATGGATACATGTAGACACCGCACGGGCAGCAAAAGAAAGTGCCTACAAGAGTACTATCGCACACGGATATCTTACGCTTTCGCTGCTGCCACACATGTGGAGCGAAATCATTGAGGTGCATAATCTGAAGATGATGGTGAACTATGGCATGGACAAAATGCGCTTCGGGCGTCCTGTACTCGCAGGTTCGCACATTCGTCTGGTGTCTTCGCTCGACAGCATAGAGAACTTGCGGGGCATCTGCAGGGCGGGCATCAAGTTCCAAATAGAGATTGAAGGTGAGCGCAAACCTGCCCTGGAAGGCATTGCCACCTTCTTGTATTACTTTGAATAA
- a CDS encoding CinA family protein, translating into MEFESKILSRQIGDLIYASGYSLGTAESCTGGRISETIIAIPGASNYFKGGIVSYTDEVKIRLLGVSADTLQEHTAVSEEVAKQMARGAIEALQVDFAISVTGIAGPGGGTTDIPVGTIWIGYGSKDDIRTFKLTENFGRDINLAIATNKAIRLMLDFLKEKLSDK; encoded by the coding sequence ATGGAATTTGAAAGTAAGATATTATCGCGCCAGATTGGCGACCTAATTTATGCATCGGGCTATTCGCTCGGAACTGCCGAGAGCTGCACAGGTGGGCGCATCAGCGAGACCATCATAGCCATTCCGGGAGCCTCAAACTACTTCAAGGGAGGCATAGTGTCGTACACCGACGAGGTGAAAATACGCTTATTGGGTGTTTCTGCCGATACTTTGCAAGAACATACAGCCGTTAGCGAAGAGGTGGCAAAACAGATGGCGCGCGGTGCCATCGAGGCTCTGCAGGTGGATTTTGCCATTTCTGTTACCGGCATAGCGGGTCCGGGCGGTGGCACAACCGACATTCCCGTAGGCACAATATGGATTGGTTACGGCTCGAAAGACGACATACGGACATTCAAACTCACCGAAAACTTCGGCCGGGACATTAATCTTGCCATTGCAACCAATAAGGCAATACGCTTAATGCTCGACTTCCTAAAAGAGAAACTTAGCGATAAATAG
- the tsaD gene encoding tRNA (adenosine(37)-N6)-threonylcarbamoyltransferase complex transferase subunit TsaD codes for MKKDEDIYILGIESSCDDTSAAVLRNGVILSNVTASQDVHKAYGGVVPELASRAHQQNIVPVVDQAIKRAGITKEQLSAVAFTRGPGLMGSLLVGVSFAKGFARALGIPLIDVNHLQGHVLAHFIKENDDDNSQPPFPFICLLVSGGNSQIVKVNAYNDMEVLGQTIDDAAGEAIDKCSKVMGLGYPGGPIIDKLARNGNPKAYKFAEPNVAGYDYSFSGLKTSFLYNLREWIQDDPDFIEHHKNDLAASLEFTIVDILMKKLRKAVKDTGIRHVAVAGGVSANNGLRNAFHDHAARFGWTIYIPKFSYTTDNAAMIASVGTFKYRDGKFASIDLPAFSKVTFE; via the coding sequence ATGAAGAAAGACGAGGATATTTACATACTTGGTATTGAGAGCAGTTGCGACGATACCAGTGCAGCAGTACTGCGAAATGGTGTAATTCTCAGCAATGTTACCGCCTCACAAGATGTCCACAAGGCTTACGGAGGTGTCGTTCCGGAACTGGCCTCACGGGCACACCAACAAAATATAGTGCCTGTTGTAGACCAAGCCATTAAGCGTGCCGGCATAACAAAGGAACAATTGTCTGCCGTTGCCTTTACACGCGGACCGGGTTTAATGGGCAGTCTGCTCGTGGGAGTAAGCTTTGCCAAAGGTTTTGCACGGGCTTTGGGCATTCCGCTCATAGACGTCAACCACCTGCAAGGACACGTCTTAGCCCACTTTATTAAGGAAAACGACGACGACAACAGCCAGCCTCCCTTCCCCTTCATCTGCCTTTTGGTTTCCGGTGGCAACTCCCAGATAGTAAAGGTGAATGCCTATAACGACATGGAAGTGTTGGGACAGACAATAGACGACGCTGCCGGCGAAGCCATAGACAAATGTTCAAAGGTGATGGGATTAGGCTATCCGGGCGGACCAATCATTGACAAGCTTGCCAGAAACGGCAATCCTAAAGCCTATAAGTTTGCCGAACCCAACGTAGCGGGCTACGATTACTCGTTCTCAGGACTGAAAACGTCGTTCCTTTACAACCTCCGCGAGTGGATTCAGGACGATCCCGACTTCATAGAACACCACAAGAACGACCTCGCAGCGAGCCTTGAGTTTACCATCGTAGACATTTTGATGAAGAAACTGCGCAAGGCTGTTAAGGACACGGGCATCAGACACGTTGCCGTAGCAGGGGGCGTGTCAGCCAACAACGGTCTGCGCAACGCCTTTCACGACCACGCTGCCCGCTTCGGGTGGACCATTTATATACCGAAATTTAGTTATACTACCGACAATGCTGCCATGATTGCCAGCGTCGGAACGTTTAAATACAGAGACGGCAAGTTTGCTTCAATCGACCTTCCGGCTTTCAGTAAAGTTACATTTGAATAG